DNA sequence from the Phoenix dactylifera cultivar Barhee BC4 unplaced genomic scaffold, palm_55x_up_171113_PBpolish2nd_filt_p 000568F, whole genome shotgun sequence genome:
ttctttccttttcttcttcttttttctttccttttcttcttttttctttttttccttctatattTTCCTCCCGTGAGGCCGGTGGCGCCAGAAGGGGGCCAGGCcatggcggccgcgggaggagaTCCAGCCgcagctttatttatttataattattttattttattaaaatatattatttatttatttatttgttcattcatatatatatatatatattgatgcatttatttatttatttatttttcttttctttcttttttttcttttcttttcttcttttcttttcttctttttctttccttttcttttttttttctttttcttttttttttcttctcttcttcccttcttcttctttctcctttcttctcctcccgtgaGCCGACGACGCCGGAAGGGGGGCCGAGCCGCAGCGGCCGCAGGAGGGGGCCGCGGAAGACGGGGCCGCCGCCGGCGGCTGGCCAGAGGAGAACACCTCTCCTCCCGCTAGGCCGGCAACTCCGGAAAGGGGCCGGGCCGGGAGGAGGCGAGccggggccggcggcggccgcaggagggagctcgggcggcgGCAGGCCGTGGTCGGCGGTGGGGGgggtctttttcttctccttctgggAATGGGAGGTGAGGAGGGCAGGGGCATTTTcggccttttttaaaaaataaaaggggctcaAGGATCGGAAATTAAACTTGGTAAAGATATTGGATGGAAGATTTTAAGACTGGTCAACTGGGACTTTTTGTTATAGCGGGGACTTTTGGAGGGTGGGGAATTAATTACCCCCTATTATAAAATCGGTCCATAGAAATCAAGGGTCTAAAGATGGACCggctatttattttttatttgttttttcaaaaaagtaaGGATTAGCTACTGACGCGTCACCCTTCTCCCCAGAGTCACCCAACGCAGCACCACCACCACCCACCCAAGTTTCAATCAGCAGTTCCCGTGTCCTCTTCTCCTTTTAAAATTTAGTGGCCTCCATGCTTTAAAAACGACAAtcgaaaaataaaacaagaattcagataaattttaaattaataataataataaaggagCAAACCCTTCAAAAGCCCCCTCAATGGGCTCGAAGCCTTTCACCagcctctccttcttccctctccgaGAGccttcagagagagagagagagaggcgagaACAAAATCCTGGCAGCAATCAgctgcaaagaaaaaaaaaaattctcgagAGATCACAAGGAGGGAGAAGGATAGAAACAAGGCAAAATCCAAAGAGAGCTTTTAGCtgtgaggaaagaaagaagtaaaagaaaggaaagcgaGGAGTCGTCCCATTCTGCCGAGTCCTGCTTACCATCGgttaaacaaaaaacaaaaccgAAACACACGCTCCTCCATCTCCTAAAACTCTCCGTCCTTCCCTCCTCTCAGTTTTACCTTCTTTCCACCCACTCTTCTTGTAGTCCTTCTTCAGCTAAAAGCGAGTGCTAGCCGAAGAAGATGATAACTCCATCGGATTTCTACAACGTGATGACGGCCATGGTGCCGCTTTACGTGGCCATGATCCTGGCGTACGGCTCGGTGAAATGGTGGAAAATTTTCTCCCCCGACCAGTGCTCGGGCATCAACCGCTTCGTCGCGCTCTTCGCGGTTCCGCTGCTGTCCTTCCATTTCATCTCCACCAACGATCCCTACGCCATGAACCTGCGGTTCATCGCGGCCGACACGCTGCAGAAGCTGATGGTGCTCGGAGTCCTCACGGTCTGGGCCCAAGTCAGCCGCCGCGGCTGCCTCGAGTGGACTATaactctcttctccctctccaccCTCCCCAACACGCTCGTCATGGGCATCCCCCTCCTCAAGGGCATGTACGGGGCCTCATCCGGCGGTCTCATGGTCCAGATCGTTGTCCTCCAATGCATCATCTGGTACACCCTCATGCTCTTCATGTTCGAGTACCGCGGCGCCAAGCTGCTCATCGCCGAGCAGTTCCCGGACACCGCCGGCTCCATCGCCTCCATCGCCGTCGACTCCGATGTCGTCTCGCTCGACGGGCGCCGGGACGCCCTCGAGACCGAGGCCGAGATCGGGGACGACGGCAGGCTCCATGTCACGGTGCGGCGGTCCAACGCCTCCCGGTCGGATGTCTACTCCAGGAGGTCCCAGGGGTTCTCCACCACCACCCCTCGCCCTTCCAACCTCACCAACGCCGAGATTTACTCGCTGCAGTCCTCCCGTAACCCGACGCCCCGGGGCTCCAGCTTCAACCACACCGACTTCTACTCCATGGTCGGCAGGAGCTCCAACTTCGGCGCATCGGATGCTGGCTACGGCGCCGTGATGCCGACCGCGGCGTCGAGGCCGTCCAACTATGAGGAGGAGCACGGCACCGCCACGGCCGGCGCCAGGTCCCGCGGGTTCCACTACCCGGCGCCGAATCCAACCGTGTTTTCGACGGCGGCGGCGTCAGGCGCTACGAGGGTGGTGGGCGGCAAGATGGCCAACGGGCAATCCCATTTACTGAAAGCGGAGGACGGAGGTACCAAGGATCTCCACATGTTCGTGTGGAGCTCCAGCGCATCCCCAGTCTCCGACGTGTTCGGAAATAACCAGGAGTACGTCTTCCCGCCGGCGACGACGGATCCTCCTGCCGTCAAACAAGTCCGAATGGTGGTTTCCCCAGGCAAAGGTGCTCCTCCACATTTAGTTCatgatttttctctctctctctatatatatatgtatatagttTAGCTTTAGCTTCCACTTTTGATGATGAGAATATTAAGAGTCTAAGGGATTCCAGTGGATGGGCGGAAGGAGCGGGATGATTACTTGGAGCGAGACGACTTCAGCTTCGGAAATGGGGGGATGATGGAGAGAGACGGTGGGCACGAGGGAGGAGACGATGACAAGATGCATGAGagcagcaaaggaggagggagaagcACGGCGTTGCCACCGGCCAGCGTCATGACGAGACTGATCCTAATCATGGTGTGGCGGAAGCTCATTCGCAACCCCAACACCTACTCCAGCCTCATCGGCCTCACCTGGTCCCTCGTTTCCTTCAAGTAAAACCAAATCCCATCACTTAATTACCAAACTAATCGTATGCATCAAATTtctgcatcatttttttttaactccatAGCTTCAGAGAAGCAAGTGAGATTGATGGATTGGTTTGTCTCCCTGTTACTCCTGCTGGTATATATATTGCAGATGGCATGTCGAGATGCCTGCCATTATATCAAAGTCGATCTCCATACTGTCGGACGCAGGCCTTGGCATGGCCATGTTCAGCCTTGGTCAGTATCCATGTGATCCATCGAGCTTTCCCTTTACCAAGCTTAGCTAGGCTTAGCTCCTCTTTCTTCTACTAATAATAATTACCTAAACAAATTTCATCACGGCTcggaccttatctttttatttgTCTTCTATATTTTTGCTGTCACTGTGGCTGATTGGTGATGTCTTGCGTGGTGTGGTGTGGTGGGTCGCGGGTCAGGTCTGTTCATGGCGTTGCAGCCAAGGATCATAGCATGTGGGAATAAGGTTGCAGCTTTTGCCATGGCCGTGAGATTCCTTGCAGGCCCAGCTGTCATGGCTGCCGCTTCCATAGCCGTTGGTCTCCGTGGCGTCCTCCTGCACGTCGCCATTGTACAGGTCAATCTTTTCCCACCCCCTCTGACACACCGAATCCAGCACAATGTTCCCCCGTCACTCCCTAGACACTATTCCTTGAGCTCTCTCTCACTAACAATAATGGCATTCTCTCTCTATATCTTATCTTACGCCAACTTCTCCTTTACTTTGGAACTGTGCAGGCAGCACTCCCTCAAGGCATTGTCCCCTTCGTCTTTGCAAAGGAGTACAATCTGCATCCTGATATCCTTAGCACTGCGTGAGTAAAGAGACAGCTCTATATCTCACTGGAATCTCTCTAGGATTCTTTCTCTTTGTGCTTAGAACTGGTCATCTTGGTGATCTTTGGATGATGTTGCAGGGTTATATTTGGGATGCTGATCGCACTGCCCATTACGCTGGTTTATTACATTCTACTGGGTCTCTGATGTTAAGTATATCCCGAGAGACGAAGGGCGTCGAAAGACGGCAGCGTAGGCTGGGTTTCAGAGAGAAAGCAAGGAGAGGCGATCTCCAAACTCGTGGAAAAGGGAACCGGATCCGATTCTGACCGACGTGGTTTACGGAAAGAGCTAGGTTGCTGTAAAATGATGTGCCTTTCAATCTCAAgagctcttctttcttcttttgccTTTGTGTGTGTGTCTCACCTTCATCCGCTCGTTGTTTTaaagaatataaataaataagagaATATAATGGTACATGCACATGGAAAAGAAATGTGAAGtttaaggagaaaaagaaaaatgtgaAACTAAACAAGAACTTTACTTATTTTTGGGAAGGAAGAAAACTTAAAATCATAACTATTTGATGATGATAACGACCAAGGTGGTGCAGTAGTTGTTTGGTTTCTTTCCCGTCAGCAATAAATGTCACAAAGAATGGCAAAAGAATGATAGGAGGGTCGTCTCTTTTCATCAAGGTTTTTTTGCTCGGTTGCGTCGGGATGGTGGTGTAAAGCTGAAGGAGATGTGAGAAgccaacaaaggaaaaaaaagaaaaaaaaagagagaaagattgGAGGCGAAGGTCTACATGGGTAGTGGAGGGCACGTGTTGGCCGCTTTGTACCCCATCATTACGCCTTCAGTGTTCGATTTGATGTCGACCCGCTTGGCATATTACAAGATCCAAAAAACTACGGAACGGCAACTTTTTCTTTCAAGGTGTAGTGGTTTGGCATTTCCGACGACAGCCTTGCCCTTCAAGATCCAGGGTCAGcggaaaacttttttttaaaaaaaatataaattttgaaaaataattttttttaaaaaaatatatctataaaagtacttttagcatatttggttgattatgaaaaagtgacaaattttcaaagtgcttatatttggttagcaatccacttttctgaaaaagttatgtataattcctattacgccgttaataaaaattaggtctttaaagtctctttaatgtttctttaatgctgaacggcctttttggaaaaaagtaaaatggagtgattcGCGCTTTATGGGAAAGTaaattttccatgtttctcaggggaatgacttttccatgaaatgtgagaatcatatttccatgagaatacaacttttccgtctctctcctttgaaaactccaaccaaacaagaggcatcttattacttttccgttgaccacactttccccccttctttttccgtGAACCAAACAAGCCCGTAGTGGCATTAATCAAGGGGATGTCGAGTTTTGTTGCCCCTTTTTCTGGTCATCATGCATGCGTgcgcatatgtatatatatgtatgtgtgtgtctatatatatatatatatatatatatatatatatatatatatatatatatgtatgtatgtatgtatgtatgtatgaatgTGCATatatctatttgtttatatatatatttatgtatgtatgtacatatgtatgtattaaCTTTCACGCTTCCTTAGTTTCATCTATATGAAATTAAATTTGGTAGTATCTTAGGAATTTCAGTCGATGGGTTCTAAATGTGGGTGGATCCAAGTATTAATTTCCGTAGACAGGAAAAAACAAGATGTGCCACTTAGAAATTCTTTTGCAACAGCTAAGACCAATTTGTTTTGTTGCAATCTTAGGATAGATATTATATTGGAATCTAGTGAACTATAGTTTGCTAGCCAATGTCAGCATCAACTTGTGCCCCATAATTCAATTGTTTCTTTTAATAGCAAGTGTGCGCTTAGCTTTGTCGTTTTGGAGCCAAACACGTGTCCATCTAGTTCAGTTTGAGTAAGGTCAAGCAAAGCCAGATCGATCAGGATCCTATCCATTTTGACAGAATGCCGAGATCTTTATGATATCTAATAAAGAAAAGACTATTTGATCAATGGGGAATTCAAACTTCTAAAACTTGGGAAAAATCTCAATTGATTGCTGGAGTAGATGGCTATCgaattattataatttataaagcCATGGTTCCTTTTCTTATAGGGATAGGAAAATCGAAATATTGAACATGATAAGCTATTATATATTAGCCTTATTGGAATAGAAAAGGTAAATATGAACCGTTGGGTAAGTAATTACTAATGGATTTCAAGTTGTGAAGTCCTGAAATGAATCCACATAAAATTGTGAGGATGTAATCAATTACATACAACTCCTGTAATTTATCTCCTCTTCAAATCAGCGTAGTTCTTAAGGTTGAACAACAATGAGCTGTGGAAAATTCACTCTCTATTTTAGAGTTCCAGATTATATCATCTACTAGAAAGTTGGCTCATTGAATTGTTGCAGTTAACAGGGATTCGATCTAAATTAGCATATAGCTGAAATTTAATTACTTTACCTATATTTCCTCGAAAATTATTCTAGTAGTTGATAGGATCACTGACATGCCAGATCAATTAGCAGTAAAACTAGGTCGATTAAGAGAACAGGTTGGGCTTTGTTAATAAAAGGACTTAAACTTTTTAATAGGATGATAATATTGCAAAGAAAGACTGCAAATAACAGGAGTAATAACACACAAGTAGAGAAACTATCCAGTAAAGATTGATTATATGAGAGAAGTAATTGAGTACACACTATAGAAAAAAtcggctttaccgacgcttttctgccgacgctttttacaagcgtTGGCAATTTTTGGTCTAGCGTCAAAATTTACCAGCGCTTGTAAAAAGTGTCGGCAATAGGCGACTTTAATAAGCGTCGGTATAGTCGCCggcctaagacgacgctaaaaagcgtcgtctgAACCTATTTCGACGCTAATATGATCTCCTCTCTCTCCGTCGCGCACTTTCAAAAGGTGATCCCCCCCTCCCTAACCCCCTCCAGATTCAAGAAGCAGAACGACTCCGACGATGATGTCTTCGCCCGCCTCTTCGCTGCCTCCTTGGATCCCGACTCCGCCCCCTCTCCCCCGAACCGTGGATCCTCAAGTTCCACCTCATCGCCAGCGAGACCctctacggcctcttcctctTGAGCTCCTCCCCGACCCTCGCCGAGATCGCCAGCCTCGCTGGCTACGACTACATGGTCGTCGACATGGAGGACGGCTCTGGCAGCATCGCAGAGGCCCTCCCTTGCCTCCGCGCCCTCGCCGCTGCCCGCACCCCGGCTATCCTCCGCCTTCCGGAGCTCTCTGCTGCCTGGGCCAAGAAGGCCCTCGATCTCGGCCCCCAGGGCCTCATGTTCCCCATGATCGAGTCCCCCAGCGCCGTTGAGCTCGCCGTCTCATTCTGCCGTTTTCCGCCACGCGGCGTCCGCGGGTCCGCCCACACAATGGTGCGCGGATCCGCTTACGGCATCGACGACGGCTACCTGGCGTGGGTTGACGAGGAGCTGCTGGTGATGTGCCAGGTGGAGACGGCGGCGGGGCTGGCGGAGATCGAGGCGATCGCCGGCGTCAAGGGGGTCGACGTGGTGCAGATGGAACCGCTGGATCTGAGCATGAGCATGGGGTATCTGTGGGATCCTAGGAACCGGAAGGTGAGGGATGCGATGAGGGGATGAGGAACAAGCTGTCAGCGGCGGAGGGCGGCGGCGCTGGCGAGAGGGGACCGTATTTGGGGGGGCTTGCGATGCCGCACGATCGGGCGGAGAATATGAAGATGAGAGGATATCATATGGTAACGGGGGTAGTGGATGTGGAGATTTTCCGGCAGGCGGTGGTGGAGGACATGCGGCGGTGGAGGAGCGCGGAGGTGGACATTGGGAAGGAAACGAAGAAACGAGGCTTtgattcaaaataatttttaaaatatttttttaaaaaaaatatttataacgacgctttaaagcatcactAATTGGGTTTTTAgcgatgcttaaaagcatcgCTAAAAAATGTCGCTAAAAACCACCTTAGCGACGCTTTctagaagcgtcggcaattctTTTTTCCACTCTGACATAGCCGACCCTTtggcgacgcttttaaaagcatCAAAAGGAAACTGACCGACACTTATAAGTGTCGGTAAAAGCCTTAAAAAGCGTCGCCAAATCttgtttttcttgtagtgaCAAGACGGACATTTTCTAAGATGGAATAATTGTCAAGCGGGAGAACCGGATATACTGATAAGAGCTAAAGATGCAGAATCCTCCAATGCTCAATTGATCTTCTCCAACGTAGGCATGGCGTGATACTTCATGTTGAAGAACTTTAGACTAAGGTTAAGAATATAGAACCCGCTCAACACTTATTATGGTACATAGAAGAGGTGCAGAAGCATAGTTTATACCAGCTTAGTCAAATATCCATATATGTTGAGTATGAGAAATATTGAAAGAAGCTAGTGTGCACTTGGGTGCTAGGCGTCTGCTCCTTAAAGGCGACTCGGCTACAGTGATTGACTGGATCCGGAGCCGACAGACCGGGTCTGAGTCGCACCCACTACTCCGGAATATTTGGCGGCTCGTGGAGGAGTTAGAGTCATTCGAGCTTCGCATGTGTTTCGGAAGGCGAACAGTGCAGTGGACTAGGTCAATTTTCGGTCAATTTTTGGCCGATTTCTTAGCCAGTGATGGTGGTTTAAGGATGTGGGAGGAAGAGAAAGCAAGGAAAGGAAGATCAAAGCTTTACTTAGGCTCTGACAGTATTCTCTAGCCTCGATTTGCGATGGCTACTATGGGAGAAAACTATCAAAAATAAGGAGAAAGAGGGGGGTAAAGGAGAGAAAAGGAGACATGGTGCTCGTGGTGAAGGGCGACAAAGAGGAGAGGGTTCCTATTTATAGAGAGCCCTAGGGTCTTGATGAACCTAGGATTCCGGCATTGCCTCGGAGTCATTCGAGCGAAGTAAGATTTCTGTTCGCTGCCCTTGTTCGTGCAACACATGCGGTCTAGTTGAGTTAAGTTACAGCTGGGTATGGCTGATCAAGTGGACCAAGCCAAATCGAACCATCATAGTTCATGAAATATTGACTTGTTGAATCTTGTGATTAATTGATGAAGGCCCGTCTATAGAGTTGCAAGAACGGAAAGCACAAGAACTACATGGAAATCCTTCATTGAAATCCTCTATATTAGTTAAACCATGATCTACCTAACATAAATTTGAGGACCCATATATCCATTTAATGATGTGGTGAATGCCTCATACTGAACGCTAGAGTCATATCCTAGTGTAGGATTGGACCCAGTGTGTATCACCTAATAAATCAATCTGATAGATCCATTGCATTGTTGCATAGCTAGAGTTAATCTCCTTAATTTCCTTCCAATATAATTTTGCGGAGCTGAGAGTCCTTTGATTCTACTTTCATGTCACACACTCACATACGCACACACGTGCACACTTATAGAACTAAAATATGTGATATTGGTTTCTATCATTTTGTAAAGAGCCTAAGGAAACATGGTTGGCCCTAAAAGTCGTCGAGAGCTAAttaaacatatatataatttttagtcCGCATTTTAAGATCAACCGAAAAAAATATCGATTATATGTGATAACTAGTATGCAGGAAAGCTCATTGATTTTCTATCCAATGTGAGAAAGCCAAGTATTCTTTGAGAAAATCAATTTAAACCAATTTACATCATACAAATGCACTGTAGCAAATAGGAACAGGTTCAACCATTAAAAGATCGCATTCTGCAccacattttcttcttttttttctttttttttttaagtaaggaTGCATGCACTATGCTTATTTAATCTCCAT
Encoded proteins:
- the LOC103723620 gene encoding probable auxin efflux carrier component 1c yields the protein MITPSDFYNVMTAMVPLYVAMILAYGSVKWWKIFSPDQCSGINRFVALFAVPLLSFHFISTNDPYAMNLRFIAADTLQKLMVLGVLTVWAQVSRRGCLEWTITLFSLSTLPNTLVMGIPLLKGMYGASSGGLMVQIVVLQCIIWYTLMLFMFEYRGAKLLIAEQFPDTAGSIASIAVDSDVVSLDGRRDALETEAEIGDDGRLHVTVRRSNASRSDVYSRRSQGFSTTTPRPSNLTNAEIYSLQSSRNPTPRGSSFNHTDFYSMVGRSSNFGASDAGYGAVMPTAASRPSNYEEEHGTATAGARSRGFHYPAPNPTVFSTAAASGATRVVGGKMANGQSHLLKAEDGGTKDLHMFVWSSSASPVSDVFGNNQEYVFPPATTDPPAVKQVRMVVSPGKVDGRKERDDYLERDDFSFGNGGMMERDGGHEGGDDDKMHESSKGGGRSTALPPASVMTRLILIMVWRKLIRNPNTYSSLIGLTWSLVSFKWHVEMPAIISKSISILSDAGLGMAMFSLGLFMALQPRIIACGNKVAAFAMAVRFLAGPAVMAAASIAVGLRGVLLHVAIVQAALPQGIVPFVFAKEYNLHPDILSTAVIFGMLIALPITLVYYILLGL